The DNA region AGCCATCGCCTCCGATCCGGGCATGTTGGTGTCGGACTCCACCCACATGCCGCCGGCCGGCACGAACCGGCCCTCGGCCACCGCCTTGCGGACCCGCGCGTACACCTCCGGGCGGTGCTCCTTGATCCAGGCGTACTGCTGCGCCTGGGACATGGTGTACAGGAAGTCCGGCTCGTCCGCCAGCAGGGCGGTCATGTTGGCGGTGGTGCGGGCCACCTTGCGCACCGTCTCGCGCAGCGGCCACAGCCAGGCGGAGTCGATGTGGGCGTGGCCGATCGCGCTGATCCGGTGCGCGGACGGGGCGGCGGGTGCGGCCAGTACCGCGGTGAGTTCCGAACGGGCCGCGGCCGCCGTGCCGTTGACGTCCTGGAGGTCGATCGCGTCCAGCGCCCGCTCGACCGCGCGCAGGATCTCCCAGCGCCGGGCGCCGTCCACCGGCAGTTCGGCCATCAGCTCGCCGAGCACCTCGAGGTCCAGCGACAGCTGCCAGACCGTCTCGTCGAAGACCGCGAGGTCCATCCGGGTCAGCTTGTACTGCGGCTGGTCGCCGGCCGTCTCCTGGTCGCCCAACTCGGTGGGCAGGAAGGGGTGGTAGTCCAGGATGACCGGGTTGGCGGCGGCCTCGACGTGCAGCAGCACCGGCTCGCCGCCGGCCGCCGGGGCGGCGATCCGCACCCACTGGTTGCGCGGGTTGAGGCCCTTCACCGGGCTGCCGTCCGGGCGGTAGACCAGGCCCTCGCACTGGAAACCGGGCATGTTGGCGTCGAAGCCGAGGTCGATCAGCGCCTCGACCGTCCGGCCCGCCCAGGCCTCGGGCACGGTGCCGGAGACCGTCAGCCAGCTGGTGCCCCAGGGCGCGCCCCAGGCGTCGCCGACCGCGATCGGGGTGCGCGGCGCGGCCAAGCCCTCGGCGACCGGGACGGGCTCGCCGGGGGCGGTCCAGATGCCGACCTCCAGCGGGACGGACTCGGGGTAGACGGCCGGGAGGATGCGCTCCTCCAGGACCCGCTTGAGGCGGGACTCGACCAGGGTGCGGTCATCGTGCATGTCGGCAGGCTCCGTTGCGTGCTGGGGACGGTTGAAGAGAACGTACGTCGGAGGGGTGGACCACCTCGGTGATGCCGCGCGCGGCCAGGTGTGCCCGGTCCTCGGCGCGTTCGGCGAGCACGGTGGTCGGGCGGGCGCCGGCCTCGGCGAGGCGCATGAAGGCCTCGTACACCGGGCCGCCGGGGCCGCAGAGCGCGCGGCGGGGAGAGGTGACCTCATCGCCGGTGGCGACCACCACGGCGGTGCCGCGCGGCTCGGGCGGCTGCCAGCCGCGACGGGCCTCGGCGGCGGCCTCGGCGAGCCGGGCGCCGGCCGGCTTGACCGTCCCGTCAGTGGTCAACAGGCCGAGGCCGTACTCCAGTTCGGGGAAATCGGCGAGCGAGCGGTCCACGTCGTGCGAGCACCACCAGGTGACGCCCCAGAGGTCCGGGCAGTCCAGCACGGCCTCGACGGTGGCACCGGTGAACCGGGCCGCGTCCTCGGCGGTGATGTGCGGGGCGGGCGCGCCGACCTCCTGCAGCCAGACCGGGCGGGCCGGGTCGTCCGCCCAGGCCTTGGACAGCTCGACCAGGTACGCGGCGTGCTGGGTGGTGGCGGTGGAGTGGGCGCCGTAGCGCTGGGCGGTGCCGTTGAACACCCAGGAGTGCACGGCGGTGGCGGCGCCGAGGCGGGCCGAGTGCCAGGGGGTGAACGGGTGTTCGTCCAGGTACCAGGCCGCGTCGTAGGAGGCGTGCAGGTGCAGCCGCCCGGGTGCGCCCCGCTCGCAGGCGGCGAGCATCCGGCGCAGCCAGGCCTCGACCTCGGCGGGGGTGACCCGGTCCGGGTCGGGGTGCGGGGCGCCGGAGAACTGGTTGATCTCGTTGCCGAGCGTCATCCCGAGGAAGTTCGGCCGCTCGCGCAGCGCCCCGGCGAGGGTGCGCAGGTAGGCGGCCTGGCCGTCGAGGACCTCGGGGTCGGTGAAGAGGTTGCGGCGGTGCCAGGTCCGGGTCCAGGACGGCAGGAAGTCGAAGCTGGACAGGTGGCCCTGCAGGCCGTCCACCGCGACGTCCAGGCCGCGCTCGCCGGCCGCGTCCACCAGGGCGGTCAGCTGTTCGACGGCGCGCGGGCGGATCAGGGCGCGGTTGGGCTGGAACAGCGGCCAGAGCGGGAAGACCCGGACGTGGTCCAGGCCGAGGGCGGCGATGGAGTCGAAGTCGGCGCGCACGGCGTCGAGGTCGAAGTCCAGCCAGTGGTGGAACCAGCCGGCACTCGGGGTGTAGTTGACGCCGAAGCGCGGAGCCTGCGCGGTGGTGGTCATGGAGGGATTCCTCAACTGAACTGTGGCGTAGGGGAGATGGGCTCATCCCTTGACGGCCCCCTGCTCGACGCCCTGGAAGAAGAAGCGCTGGCAGACGGCGAACACCACGACGATCGGCAGGAAGGCGATCATGGTGCCGGCCGCGATCAGCCGGGGGTTGGCGGAGAAGGTGCCGTTGAGGTACTGGAGCCCGACGGTGAGGGTGTACTTCTGCGGGTCGTTGAGCACGATCAGCGGCCAGAGGAAGTCGTCCCAGGCGCCGATGAAGGTGAAGATGACGATCACGCTGAGCATGCCGCGCACGTTCGGCAGGCCGATGTGCCACAGCCGCTGCCAGACGTTGGCGCCGTCGACCAGCGCGGCCTGGTCCAACTCGGCCGGTACGGCGGCGAACGCGGTGCGCATCAGCAGCACGTTGAGCATCGCGATCGCCCCGGGCAGCGCGACGCCGACCAGGCTGTCGGCCAGGCCGAGGCTGCGCACCAGCACGTACTGGGAGACGATGGTGACCTCGCCGGGCAGGACCAGGGTGGCCAGGAACAGGCCGAGGACCAGCCGGGCCCCGCGGAAGCGCAGCCGGGCGAGGGCGTAGCCGGCCAGGGTGCAGCCGACCACGTTGCCGGTGATGCAGACGGCGGCGACGATCACCGAGTTGAGGGCGTAGGCCCACACCGGGATGGTGTCGGCGACCTTGCCGAAGTTGCCGAGGGTGGGCTGGTCGGGCAGGAAGCTCGGGGTGCGGGAGTAGACGTCCTCGGCCGGCCCCTTGAGGGCGGTGGACAGCTGCCACAGGAAGGGGCCGATCACCAGCAGCAGGACGAGCAGCAGCAGCAGGTAGCGGGCCGCGGTCCGGGCGGGGGAGGGGGTGTGGAGACCGCGCGCGGTCCGCGGGCGAACGGGCGTGGTACGGACGGCGGTTCGGGGTTCGCGGACGGTGGTGACGGTTTTGCGGACGGTGGTCACGAGGTCAGGCCGCCTTCCGGTTCAGCCGCATCAGGAACAGCATCGGGCCGAGGGTGATGACGAACAGCATCAGGCTGAGCGCGGAGGCGTAGCCCAGGTGGCCGTTGAAGCCGCGGCTGTACATCTGGATCAGCATCACCACCGACATGTCGCGGCCGCCGGGGCCGCCCAGGCCGTTGGAGAGCACGTACAGCTCGGAGAAGACGCGCAGCGAGCTCACCGAGATGAGGACGGAGATCAGCACCATGGTCGGGCGCACCCCGGGCAGGGTGACGTGCCAGAAGCGGCGCAGCGGGTTCGCGCCGTCCACGGCCGCCGCCTCGTGCAGCTCGTGCGGGACGTTGGCGAGGGCGGACAGGTAGATGACCATGTAGTAGCCCAGCCCCTTCCAGACGGTCAGGGCGATCGCGCTGAACAGCAGCAGCCAGCGGTCGGTGAGGAAGGCGACCGGGGAGTCGGCGAGGCCGCTCTGCCGGAGCACGCCGTTGACCAGGCCCCGGTCGTCCAGCACCCAGCCCCAGATCAGCGCCACCACGACGGCGGAGGCGATCACCGGCGTGTAGAAGGCGGTACGGAAGAAGGTGATGCCGGGGATGCGGCGCTGGACGAGCAGGGCGAGCAGCAGCGGGAGGACCGTGAGCAGGGGGAGGCAGACCAGCATGAAGACGATGCTGTTGAGCAGGGCGTCGGCGAGCTGGGCGTCGTCGAACAGGCGGCCGTAGTTCTCCAGGCCGGTGAACCGGCCGCCGCCGATCGGCCTGGCGTTGGTGAAGGACAGGATCACCGTGTTGACGGCCGGCCAGAGGTTGAAGACGGCCAGCCAGAGTATCGCGGGGCCGGCGAGCAGCCAGGGAGTGAACCAACGCCGGTGGGTCATGCGGATGCCTTCCTGGGGCTGGGCCTTCCGGGGGGCTTGGGACATGCGCTTCACTCCCCGGTGAGCGGCGGGTGGGGGCCCGCCGCTTCGCCGGTAGGGGCTTCAGGCGTGGCGGGGTCAGCTCTTGAGCAGCTTGTCGCACTGCTCGACCGCGGTGTCCAGAGCCTGCTTGGAGCTGGTCTGGCCGCTGATGGCGAGGGCGAACTGCTGCTTGACGATGGTGCCCATCGCGTCGTCCACCTCGACCGGTTGGATCAGCTTGGCCCTGGCGAGCGAGTCGAAGGCGATCACCTTGGCGTCGCCCGCGTTGGTGCCGTCGCCCTTGCTGAAGAACGGGTCGCCGGCGGAGGCCTTGGTGGACGGGAAGACGCTGGTCAGGTGGGCGAAGGCGGCCTGGTTCTCGGGACTGGTGACCCAGCGGGCGAGGGCGACCGCGGCGGCCGGGTTCCTGGTGTTCTTGTGGATGGACAGGCCCTGGACGTACAACGGCGGGGTGGACATCGCGGGGGAAACGACGACCTTGGGCGCGAGGGTGGGGTTGTCGGTGGCGAGGCTGGTGATGTAGTTGCCGCCGCCGGTGGTCCAGGCCGCGGTGCCGGCGCTGAAGAGCTTGGAGTTGCCGGCGTAGGTGTCGGTGAGCACCCCGTTCGGCATCAGGCCTTCCTTGAAGGCGTCGCGGTACTTGTCGAGCAGCGCGGCGGCCTCGGGGGTGTTGAAGGTGAAGGACTTGCCGTCGTCGGCCATGATCTTCACGCCGATGTTGTAGAGGTCGCCGAGGCCGGGCTTTCGGCTCATCAGGTAGTCCTGGCCGCCGGACTTCTGCCTCATCACCCGGGCCTGGGCGATGAGTTCGTCCAGGGTGGTCGGGGGCTTCCTCGGGTCCAGGCCGTCCTTCGTGAGGAGGTCCGAATTCCAGTAGTTCACGTCGGTGTTGAGGTACCAGGGGTAGCCGAAGGTGCCCTGGTAGCCGTGGTAGCGGTAGGCCTCCACGCCGCCGGCCACGTACTCGTCGGAGAGCTTGGGGTCGGCCTTGGCCACGTCCAACAGGACGTCCTTCCTGGCGAGCGGGAAGGCGAAGTCCGGCGGGAGGTTGACCACGTCGGGCAGGGTGCCGGAGGCGGCCTGGCTGAGCACCTTGTCGGAGTAGCCCTCGCCGGGCTGGTCGAGCCATTCGACCTCGACGCCCGGGTACTTCTTCTTGAAGCCGTCGATCACGCCCTGCATGTAGTCGGTGAACTTCGGTTTGAGCGCCCAGGTCTGGATCGAGACCTTGCCCTTGACCTCGCCGGTGGCGGCCGCACTCGCCACGCTGTCGCCGTTCTTGCTGTCGCCGGAGCCGAGTCCGCAGCCGGTGAGGGCCGCCGTGGCGAGGGCCGTCGTCGTCAGTGCCGCCCAGATTCTTCGCATGAGGGTCTCCCGGTCCTGGGGTGGGTGGGGGATCGCGCCGAGCTCGGGGTGTGCGTTCTTCGGTTGTGTCGTGTTTCGGATATCGACCAACTAAACCGGTCTAGCTCTGGCAGGGACTATGCTCCCGCCTAAACTTGGCTGTCAAGAGAAGGAGTCGGGTTCCGTGGGCAGACCGACGATCGCCGACATCGCGCGTCAGGCCGGGGTCTCCAAGGGCGCGGTCTCCTTCGCGCTCAACGGCCGCCCGGGGGTCAGCGAGGCGACCAGGGCCCGGATCCTGCGGGTCGCCGAGGAGATGAACTGGCGCCCGCACAGCGCCGCGCGCGCCCTCGGCGGCGCCCGGTCCGACGCCGTAGGCCTGGTGATCGCCCGCCCGGCGCGCACCATCGGCGTCGAGCCGTTCTTCAGCCAACTGCTCTCCGGCCTGCAGGCGGTGCTCTCGGCCAGCTCGGTCGCGCTGCACCTGATGGTGGTCGAGGACACCGCCGCGGAGGTGGAGGTCTACCGGCGCTGGGCCTCCGAGCACCGGGTGGACGGCTTCATCGTGGTGGACCTGCAGGTCAAGGACCCGCGGCTGCCGGTGCTGGACGAACTCGGGCTGCCCGCCGTCGTCCTCGGCGGTCCCGGCAAGGGCGGCGACCAGCTGCGGATCTGGGCCGACGACCGGGAGGCGATGCTCTCGATCGTCGACTACCTGGCCGCCATCGGGCACCGCCGGATCGCCCACCTGGCCGGGCTGCCGCACTTCCAGCACACCCAGCGGCGGATCCGCGCGCTGCGCGACGCCGCGCGCCGGCTCGGGCTGGAGGAGGCGGTGTCGGTGCCCACCGACTTCAGCGACGCCGAGGGCGCGGCGGCCACCCGGACCCTGCTCTCCCGGGCCAGGCGGCCCACCGCGATCGTCTACGACAGCGACGTGATGGCCGTCGCCGGGCTCGGGGTGGCGGGGGAGATGGGCGTCGCCGTGCCAGGGGAGCTGTCCATCGTCTCCTTCGACGACTCGGTGCTCGCCCGAATCGTCCACCCGCCGCTGACCGCGCTCAGCCGGGACACCTTCGCGCTCGGCGAGCAGGTCGCGCGCAGCCTGCTGGAGGCGCTGGACGGCACCGGGCCCGGACGCGACCTGCAGATGCCCACGCCCCGGCTGACCGTACGGGAGTCCACCTCGCCGCCCTCACCCGTGGGTGGGGTTGCTGCGCGAGCCGTTGACACGGGTTCTGAACCGGTTTAGCCTCCTGCGCCGAGGGGGTCCGGCCCTGCGCACTGCCCGCTGTCATGTTCGCTGTCATGTTCGCTGAATTCCCCCTCTCGATGAGCACCGCCACGCCCGCATGCACCCGGGCCGGCCGCTGCCGGTGGGCCCGGCCCCCACCCACTCCGCTCGATCGGAGCCACCGCATGTCAAGACGTCTCCCCCTGCTGCTCGGCGCCGCGCTCGTGACGACCGCGCTGGGCGTCGTACCCACCGCCGCCCAGGCCACTCCCGGTGCGGCCGCGCCGGTCGTCGCCGCCCCCGGGAACCAGCCGTACGCCTCGTACTGGTACCCCAGCAGCATCCTCGACTGGGACCCGGCCACCGACCCGGACGCCCGGTTCAACCGCTCCCGCGTCCCGCTCCAGCCGCGCACCAGCGACCCGGCCCTGGCCGCGAACCCCAACGCCCGTGCGGGCGAAGGGAAGATCGCCTCGCTGGTCTCCTTCGCTCCCACCTCCAACAACCCCTCCCAGGGCTCCGCCGACCCCAACTACTACGCCTTCGGCTATTGGCAGTACGTCGACAAGCTGGTGTTCTGGGGCGGCTCCGCCGGTGAGGGCCTGATCCTCGCGCCGAACCCGACGGTGATCGACGCCGCCCACCGCAACGGCGTCAAGGTCTACGGCACCGTCTTCTTCCCACCCACCGCGTACGGCGGCCGGCTCCAGTGGGTGCGCGACTTCGTCCAGAAGTCCGGCGACCGCTACCCCGTCGCCGACAAGCTGGTGCAGGCCGCCCAGTACTACGGCTTCGACGGCTGGTTCGTCAACCAGGAGACCGGCGGCGGCGATTCGGACCTCGCGACCGACGTGCGCAAGCTGATGCAGTACACCGAGGCGAAGAGCGGCACCGAGTTCATGTGGTACGACGCGATGACCACCACGGGCGCGGTCGACTGGCAGAACGCCCTCACCCCCGCCAACTCGCCCTTCCTGCAGGACGGTCCGAAGCGCACCGCGGACTCGATGTTCCTCAACTTCGGCTGGACGTCCGACGGCCTGGACTCCTCCCGCACGCTGGCCCGGCAACTTGGGCGCAGCGAATACGAGTTGTACTCCGGCGCCGACACCGAGGCGAACGGATACAACACCTCCGTCGACTGGAACACCCTTTTCCCGTCCGGTCAGCCGCACACCGCCTCGCTCGGCCTCTACCGCCCCGAGTGGACCTGGAAGTCCGCCACCGACCGCGCCGACTTCTACGCCAGGGACGCCCGCTACTGGGTCGGTGCCAACAACGACCCGTCCGACACCGACCTCTCCAGCAGCTGGCCGGGCCTGGCGGGCTACGTGGCCGAGTCCTCGCCGATCACCGCCAAGCCCTTCGTCACCAACTTCGACACCGGGCAGGGCGACTTCTACAACGCGGCCGGGGTGCGGGTCGCCACCGGCGGCTGGAACAACCTCTCGCTGCAGGACGTCCCGCCGACCTACCGCTGGGTGGTCGACTCCAGCGGCAGCAAGCTCAGTCCGTCGATCGACTTTCGCCGATTCCTACCAGGGCGGCTCCTCGCTGCGGCTGACCGGCACCCTGGACTCCACCAACACCGTGCGGCTCTACCAGACCAGCCTGCCAGTCGCCGCGAGCACCAGGCTCGACCTGGTGGTCAAGTCCCCGGCCGCCGGCCCGACCAAGCTCAGGGCCGCGGTTTCCTTCACCGACACCCCGGGCAGCTTCACCACCGTGGACGTCGGGGACAACACCGGCACCGGCTGGGAGCGGCACACGCTCGACCTCTCCCGGTACGCGGGCCGGACCATCTCCCAGCTCGCGCTGCAGGTGGACGGTTCTTCAGGATCGAACCCGGCGTATGACCTGTACGTCGGCCAAGTCGCCCTCTACGACGGGTCGGTGGAGACACCGGCCGCGCCGAGCAGGCTGACCGTCCTCGGCGCGAGCGACGTGACCGCGGGCGCCAGCCAGTCGCTGCGGCTCTCCTGGAGGGCCGCGCCCGGCGGCAACGTCCACCACTACGAGGTGTACCGGCGCAACGCGGACGGCAGCCGCACCTTCCTGGGGGCCACGCCCAACGACGCGTACTTCGTCGGGCGTCTCGACCGGGCCGGCGGTGAGGCCGCCACCACGCTGGACGTCGAGGCGGTGTCCACCACCTACGGGCACTCCAACGTCGCCTCGACTGTAGTGAGTTGGAACGGCACGCCACCCTCGGGCTCGACCGACCTGGCGCTGAACCGTCCGGCCACCGCCTCCGGTCAGTGCAACGCCTACGAGGGGCCGGCCAAGGCCGTCAACGGCAGCGTCGGCGGCGGGACCAGTGACAAGTGGTGCACACTGACCCCCGCCAAGTGGCTCGAGGTGGACCTCGGTTCGGCGAAGAAGCTGGACGAGTTCGTGGTGAAGCATGCTTCGGCGGGCGGCGAGAGCGCCTCCTACAACACCCGGGACTTCTCCATCCAGGTCCGCTCGAGGACCAGCGACCCGTGGACGACGGTCGCCACCACGACCGGCAACGCCGCGGGCACCACCACCCACCCGGTGAACACCACCGCGCGCTACGTCCGGCTGGTCATCACCAAACCCACCCAGAGCACCGATCCGGCCGCCCGCATCTACGAGTTCGAGGCCTGGGGCGTGTAGCCCCGCCCGCCTTCCCGGAAAGGAACCATGCCCGTGCCGGTCACCACCATCACCGCCGTCGAGAGCACCGACCTCTTCGTCGGCCCCGAGGAGGCCCCGCGCCAGATCCTGCGGGTGGCCGTCGAGGGCCCGGCCGCCCGGATCACGGTCAGCGGAGCGGGCGTTCACGGCGAGGCGACCGGCACGGGGCTGGTCGAAGTCCCCCTGGAGATCACCGGAGCCTCCCCGGGAGACCGACTTCCGGTGACCGTCCGGGTGTCGTCCGTCTCGGAGGATGCCCTGGTGGAGGTCGCGGAGCCGGGCTGGACGATGTTCCTGGTCTCCCACTTCCACTACGACCCGGTGTGGTGGAACACCCAGGCCGCCTACACCTCCCCCTGGGAGCTGCTCTCCGCCGACGCCACCACCCGTCCGCTCTGGGAGCGCAACGGCTTCGCCCTCGTCGACGCCCACCTGGACCTCGCCCTGAGGGACCCGGTGTACAAGTTCGTGCTCGCCGAAGTCGACTACCTGAAGCCGTACTTCGACCAGCATCCGGAGCGCCGCGAGACGCTGCGGATGCTGCTGGAGCGCGGGCAGGTCGAACTCGTCGGCGGCACCTACAACGAGCCCAACACCAACCTCACCGGCGCCGAGACGACCATCCGCAACATCGTCCACGGCATCGGCTACCAGCGCGACATCCTCGGCGGCGACCCGCGAACCGCCTGGCAGCTCGACGTGTTCGGGCACGACCCGCAGTTCCCCGGCCACCTTGCCGCGGCCGGCCTCACCGGCAGCGCCTGGGCCCGCGGGCCGTTCCACCAGTGGGGCCCGATCCAGAAGAACTTCCGCGAAGGCAAGGACGACGCCCGGGTGATGCAGTTCCCGAGCGAGTTCGAATGGATCGCGCCGGGTGGGGAGGGCGTGCTCACCCACTACATGCCGCACCACTACTCGGCCGGGTGGTGGATGGACTCCTCGTCCGACCTGGCCGCCGCCGAGCAGGCGGTGTACGAGCTGTACCGGAAGCTCAAGCCCGTGGGAGCGACGAAGAACCTGCTGCTGCCGGTGGGGACGGACTACACCCCGCCGAACAAGTGGGTCACCGAGATCCACCGCTCCTGGGCCGCCAAGTACCTGTGGCCGCGCTTCGTCTGCGCCACCCCGCGGGACTTCCTGGACGCCGTCCGGGCCGAACTCGCCACGCTCGGGCGCCGACCCAGCCCGCAGACCCGCGACATGAACCCCGTGTACACCGGCAAGGACGTCTCGTACATCGACACCAAGCAGGCTGGGCGCGCGGGTGAGGTCGCGGCGGTGGACGCGGAGAAGCTGGCCACGCTCGCGGTCGTGAACGGGCTCGGGAGCTATCCGGCCGCCGCGCTCGACAAGGTGTGGCGCCAACTCGCCTACGGCGCACACCATGACGCGATCACCGGCTCCGAGTCGGACCAGGTGTACCTGGACTTGCTGGGCGGCTGGCGGGAGGCGTACGACCTGGCGTCGGCCGTCCGGGACGCGGCGCTGGACGCGCTGACGGCGCGCATCTCGACGGTGGGGGCCGGGTCGGCGGTGGTGGTGACCAATACCCTTTCGTTCGACCGGACGGACCTGGTTGCGGTCGAACTCCCTTGTGGTGCACCGCCGGTGCGGGTCCTGGACGAGGCGGGCTGGCCCGTGCCGAGCGCCGTCGACCGGGGAACGCTGCGGTTCCTCGCCGAGGACGTTCCCGCGCTCGGCTGGCGCACCTGGCGGCTGGTCCCCGGTGAGCCTGCTGACGCCTGGACCGCGACCGCGGGTGCCACGATCACCAACGGGCGCTACCGGGTGACGGCCGACCCGGCGCGCGGTGGCGGGCTCAGCTCGGTCCACGACCTAATGCACGAACGGGAGTTGATCCAGGAGGGCCGCCTCGGCAACGAGCTTCGGGTGTACGAGGAGTATCCGCAGCACCCCGACTTCGGAGAGGGCCCCTGGCACCTGGTGCCGAGCGGTCCGGTGATCGGCTCGGGAGCAGTGGCGGCGGAGGTCCGCCGGGAGACCGGCCCGCTCGGCGAGCGGCTGGTGATCGGGGGGACGGTCGACGGCGTCCGCTACGAGCAGACGGTCACGCTGTGGCGCGGCCTGGACCGGGTGGACTGCCGGACCAGGGTCGTCGACTACTC from Kitasatospora cathayae includes:
- a CDS encoding glycoside hydrolase family 38 N-terminal domain-containing protein, whose amino-acid sequence is MPVPVTTITAVESTDLFVGPEEAPRQILRVAVEGPAARITVSGAGVHGEATGTGLVEVPLEITGASPGDRLPVTVRVSSVSEDALVEVAEPGWTMFLVSHFHYDPVWWNTQAAYTSPWELLSADATTRPLWERNGFALVDAHLDLALRDPVYKFVLAEVDYLKPYFDQHPERRETLRMLLERGQVELVGGTYNEPNTNLTGAETTIRNIVHGIGYQRDILGGDPRTAWQLDVFGHDPQFPGHLAAAGLTGSAWARGPFHQWGPIQKNFREGKDDARVMQFPSEFEWIAPGGEGVLTHYMPHHYSAGWWMDSSSDLAAAEQAVYELYRKLKPVGATKNLLLPVGTDYTPPNKWVTEIHRSWAAKYLWPRFVCATPRDFLDAVRAELATLGRRPSPQTRDMNPVYTGKDVSYIDTKQAGRAGEVAAVDAEKLATLAVVNGLGSYPAAALDKVWRQLAYGAHHDAITGSESDQVYLDLLGGWREAYDLASAVRDAALDALTARISTVGAGSAVVVTNTLSFDRTDLVAVELPCGAPPVRVLDEAGWPVPSAVDRGTLRFLAEDVPALGWRTWRLVPGEPADAWTATAGATITNGRYRVTADPARGGGLSSVHDLMHERELIQEGRLGNELRVYEEYPQHPDFGEGPWHLVPSGPVIGSGAVAAEVRRETGPLGERLVIGGTVDGVRYEQTVTLWRGLDRVDCRTRVVDYSGADRLLRLRFPVDVPGGLPVSEVAGAVIGRGFAMPDVDSAQAPWTLDNPANTWFGLGATARTVLTDAAGGVVGSRALGVAEVIVPSLDDAAEARPLVVALARVGVTATTSAADWARYGWLDVDSNLPDFRIVVGGPEVNEAARELIERAGEEYAAVLKAHGAVWVPALTPLAEVWRPDADLRDLRVLPALVVSDVPALVDDLADARITAVCPSSVADQLADHTVALLSFGLPGFAVDATGALHLSLMRSCTGWPSGVWIDPPRRSLPDQASFQLQHWTHEFSYALVGGDGDWRDQTLPARGQEFNHPLYTRIVDAQDGPLPGTLSWLRVEPQRQVLLGALKPAGNPIAHGSAPSERNDDLTVRLVESTGLGRTAQLGGALGLDRLRHADLLERPLGPADLGLAGAQIATLLAAPAMAAAPADGPVLGPAAEPAQPVHARYWLHNRGPAPLGYLPVSVGASPGLLRTAGEAVTFSVALSSQLRDAAVEGTAVVLPPEGWATSLGSRPYRLEPGGHLRFPVTLTRTADAEPGLHFAAVRIEHDGQQIEDVVTIAVGDLPELLPVAGDAPEDWTAAQGTKAATGRDTGLDLAVSDEVLRVAPGGRAALGLTLTNRTRGEIRGELQLVSPWGTWEAIADPVRGFAVPAGSSVTADFAIAAPEAMDPGSYWALAKVMWFGRCQYAPTVALVVEA